The genomic stretch TGCAATggttggaaggaaggaaggagaaatgtTAACAAATGCCTTTAAACATAACTTGTTTCCTTCTACAGGATTTCTGATCCCTAATCTGACTGATCATTGTGATGGAACAAGAGCAAAAACTATTGGTCTCAGATTCTAATGGCCTCACAAAGAAGGagagtttgaaaaacactgttaCAGGTGAGACATCAAGAAGATCTGAATCCTTTAGGAATTTGTTTTAAGACATGCTGTAGAATGTATAGAAAAATCAGGGCATTAGAATGAGACAGACTTTGATTTCCCTGGTCTGTCACAAGCTATGAAAACTCttttagcctcagttttctcatctttaagaaAAGTGAATGATAATATCTGTCttgcatatttttttaagatactgATACACTATATGCAAAACTACCATTCTTAATAAGTAGTGGGTATCATTGCTATTTCTTTGTTTGCTCagattttaactaatttttttgtCTAGTTTTTACCTCAGATAGTGTtctattcattttctctctttaaagtCTTCTAGAATAAAATTCAGtgaacttatttttattaatattttgatatcCACCATGGCAATTGGTGAGAACTGACCAGACACTTCATTACTGttgttataaatatgaaaaattcacCTGCTTCTGATGAACACAttgaataaaagaagtaaaactagcTGTAAACACTTTTTTCTCCCCCCAACTAATAATTGTTTAATATTCTTCtggaaacactttaaaaatctaaaacattttACAAGGTTTGAGTTTGTTATTCCCTCTCTTCCCCTGTAATTCAGAATTTCTTCCCCATGGCAGAGACTAGGGAATGTTTAGAGTATTTGTTTATTCCTGCAGGAGATGAAAGTAAGAATAATTtgaaaactgttcagttcagtaactccaAGGCAGATAAAGAGAGAGCCTCAAAATGGTCTAGAAGTGATGGCCCAGAAAATTGTAAGGATGAAGACACAAAAGAAATACTGTTGACAGGGTCCCAAGGAGGTAAAACTGAACGTGATGATTCCTATGAGAATGATAGCAACTTGGGGAGTCAGAGAAATTGTACAGAAAAAGAGGAGGAACAACCCAATCACTGGGGATGGAGCCCAGGAGACCATACCGGGCCTGCTGGCCAGCAGAACCCATCCTTTGGGGACAAACCCTACAAATGTTCTGAATGTTGGAAAAGCTTCAGTAATAGTTCTCATCTTCGAATTCACCAGAGGACCCACTCAGGAGAAAAACCTTACAGATGTTCTGAGTGTGGAAAGTGCTTCAGTAACAGCTCTCACTTGATTCAGCACCTGAGAACACACACAGGCGAGAAGCCCTACCAATGTGGTGAATGTGGGAAAAGCTTCAGCAACACTTCCCATCTTATTATCCATGAAAGAACTCACACGGGAGAGAAACCCTATAAATGTCCTGAGTGTGCGAAGAGTTTCAGCAGCAGCTCTCACCTTATTCAGCATCACCGATCGCATACAGGTGAAAAACCATATGAATGTCCGGTTTGTGGGAAATGCTTCAGCCATAGTTATGTGCTTGTAGAACATCAGAGGACCCACACTGGAGAAAAACCTTATAAGTGCCCCGACTGTGGGAAGAGTTTTAGTCAGAGCTCTAGTTTGATTCGTCACCAGCGGACACACACTGGTGAGAAACCCTATAAATGTCCTGAATGTGGAAAAGGCTTTGGTTGTAATTCTACTCTAATCAAGCATCAGAGAATACATACAGGAGAAAAACCCTATCAGTGTATAGAATGTGGGAAGAATTTCAGTCGAAGTTCGAACCTGGTTACACATCAGAAAATGCACACAGATGACAAAACCTATCAAAGTTCTGAGTATGAAGAAAGTTTGAGTCAGAACTATAGCCTGATAGAAGAATGCAGAATCCAGCCAGGAGAGAAGCCATATAAATGTTGTGAATGTGGAAAGAGTTTTGGCCTCAGCTCTCATCTCATAAGACATCAGAGAACGCATACAGGAGAAAAACCTTACAGATGTTCTGAGTGTTGGAAAACTTTTAGTCAGAGTTCCACCCTGGTGATTCACCAAAGgacacacacaggagagaaaccttataaatgtcCTGACTGTGGTGAGTGCTTCAGTCAGAGCTTTAACCTTATCAGGCACCGGAGGACCCACATGGGAGAAAAACCTTACAAATGTACTGACTGTGAGAAATGCTTCAGCCGAAGTGCCTACCTCAGTCAGCATCGGAAAGTTCATGTAGGAAAATCTTTTGAGTCTCCTGAAGTGGAAGATTTTCCTCATGAATGGACTTGGAAAAACTATTCTGGGGAAATAGCACTcatcccttcattttcagtccCAAGTTCATCTCCCTCCTGAGTCctaaagtctgtttctttttatcaaaAATTACAATTAAGATGTTCTCAGATCACACTGTTGTAaaatttgtttggtttgtttgccAAAACATGTGGGAAAAGTCAACTTCCCAGCTTAAAGGTTGGGAAGACCCAGATTATCAGGTCACCAGATTTGCCCAGTGAGAGATACTGCCAGtgatggagagaaagaagaatattttttatttaaggtaAGACAATAATAGTTTCAAAGGAAAACATGGAGAGAAATCCTGGGAGACTAAAGATGAGATTGTCATTGAATCTTATTTCCTGTTGCCTGACTGGGTGGTGACAGATCATTGCTGTCCTACGGGTTTGCccagagagagattttttttgaaCAGATAATGTGATCTCCTGGCTGTTTTGTTGAGTCTTAAGGAAGAGAagactaatttttttcaaatatgttatttGCTGAAAATTAGCTTTTAGAACTGCATTGTTCGGTGCAACAGCCACTAGCCATATGTGGATAGTTAAGTTTAAATTGattaagatgaaatttaaaattgagTTCTTTAGTCATGTAAACCCCTTGCTGAATGCTCAGTAGCCACTGGGGGCTACTGTTTTAAATATCACAAAAAATTCTTTTGAGATCATCATTCTTGATGGTTCTTGTAGGAAATGTGCTCTGGGGATTCTGTTCTCCAAGAGGAATTACAATATAGTCTAGGAGTAGATAGAGTTTTGAAGGCACTAGGTCTAACGGTTCACTGTTTTGATGATTGTATGTTTTAGATTCAACCATCTCAGTTATCTAGAGATATGATCCCATTGTCTTGGCCAAAGTCAGATTAAGAGATAGGATTCATaattctgttttgaatttttctgtCAAGTGGTCCTTTTCCCTCAGTTTTCCTATTATATAATTCTTCATCAGATCAAAGTCACTGGGttctttttctattaattaaCTCATTGAGTCTGAGCCAGTGTCCAGGGACAGTTTGCCGCTGGGGCCCCAGATTCCTAAGTTCCAGTCTTGGCAGTTTGCTTTTGCCTCTTGACGTACATGGTGTGTGGATCTGGTAACCAAGACACTATTCTCCCTGTTCATTTGTTCAGTGGGAATGGTGTGTTGTAAAGGATTAAGATATTTCCTCTGTCCCCACCTCCATTTTTTCCTGCCACTGTAAAAAGGTAGATGTGTATAGGAAGGTCAGGACTTGCCCAGGATTTCATCTCTTGTTTTTTTGTgagtcaaaaatatattttttgaagaataaGTAGAAGTGTATATTAGGAATGTGGAGCCAGAAGGGGCCAGTTACAGCTGGGGCAGAGGGCTCTCTGTGGCTGGTGGGTAGCAGaagtccatggggattttcttcCGTGACTGTGATGCACCTGGTACTGGCAAGGCAACTGTGTCTTTTTATATTGTTTGggatttaaaaatgaatcaaagcTGATAGTTAATGGTATTCAAGAAGTCTTTGGGGGTGATTTTCTGCTTTCAGAAAGGGGGAAAACATTTTGAGCATCTTTGGCTTTAGTGTGACCTCTGACTCAAGCATCCTGTTACCTTTATATGTTAGGCAGGGTTACCCCAGTTGTCTTAAACTGTGGTATCTGAGGATAAGTGTTtacagtattctttttcttttttaatttatttgttttttaattgaaggataattggtttacagaattttgttattgtctgtcaaacctcaacatgaatcagccataggtatacatacagtATTCTTTATCGCAGACAACTGAGAGTTTGATGTTTGATGAGAGTCTGATTAATGATCAATTGCAAAGAAGTAGCTGTTGGGGTGGTTCACAATCGTGGAGCCCATTATGTGTGGCAAGTAACCACTCTGAACCTGGTTCGTCATCTGTAAAAAAGAGATAATGTCTACATTGCACGGTTTTGGTAAGTGTTAAATGAATGTTTGCAAAGCAGCTAGCACAGTGCTTAAAATATGGGTCTAAATAAATGGTAATTCGTTATTATT from Bos mutus isolate GX-2022 chromosome 14, NWIPB_WYAK_1.1, whole genome shotgun sequence encodes the following:
- the ZNF572 gene encoding zinc finger protein 572, whose amino-acid sequence is MEQEQKLLVSDSNGLTKKESLKNTVTGDESKNNLKTVQFSNSKADKERASKWSRSDGPENCKDEDTKEILLTGSQGGKTERDDSYENDSNLGSQRNCTEKEEEQPNHWGWSPGDHTGPAGQQNPSFGDKPYKCSECWKSFSNSSHLRIHQRTHSGEKPYRCSECGKCFSNSSHLIQHLRTHTGEKPYQCGECGKSFSNTSHLIIHERTHTGEKPYKCPECAKSFSSSSHLIQHHRSHTGEKPYECPVCGKCFSHSYVLVEHQRTHTGEKPYKCPDCGKSFSQSSSLIRHQRTHTGEKPYKCPECGKGFGCNSTLIKHQRIHTGEKPYQCIECGKNFSRSSNLVTHQKMHTDDKTYQSSEYEESLSQNYSLIEECRIQPGEKPYKCCECGKSFGLSSHLIRHQRTHTGEKPYRCSECWKTFSQSSTLVIHQRTHTGEKPYKCPDCGECFSQSFNLIRHRRTHMGEKPYKCTDCEKCFSRSAYLSQHRKVHVGKSFESPEVEDFPHEWTWKNYSGEIALIPSFSVPSSSPS